The nucleotide sequence CAGGGGCCAGTGAATTCTGCTGTACTAACAAAGTCACCCCACTTTGGACCAATCACTGGCTGGCATTTATAGAATCGTTTGGATGACTGAGATGCCAGGACTTTAAGTGTTTGTCTTATTAGGCACTCAGGCAGTGAGGATAGCCAAGGGACCCAAAGGCAGGCGGGGAACCCTAAGAGGGGACAAGGAAAAGTTAAAGAAGGTGGCTTAGGGAAGAGGGTtgccttttggttttgttttgtttttttaattttgagtatgtattttattttactttattttttaaaagctttttatcttctgtcttagtaacaactaaCGAAAGGgcaagaaaagttaagtgacttgtccaaggtaacttGGTTAGAAAGTGtacaaggccagatttgaacccaggtctggttatctacccactgtgccacctagctgccccttgagtatgtattttatatgactataggaATTtcaagtgtgtgtatgtatataaatgtgtatatattatatatacagacatatttTAAACCCatgtatatataatctatgtgtatgtatatatatatatacatatatatatatatatatatacatacatacacatatattttaaacccttaccttctatcttagaatctgttccaaggcagaagagcggtcagggctaggcaactgggctaagtgatttgtccaggatcacacagctaggaagtgtctgaggtcagatttgaacccaggtcctcctgattccaggtttggctctctatccactgagctacctagctgccctttactGAATGTATTTTCAAATAAGGTGTTAGATTTTAGCTCCAAGGCTATTAAATCCTTAGACTTCTCCCAAGGAATAGGAGCATTTAGAGAACTTCAATTTAACTGGGAAGTCCTACTTTGGTTTGTTCTTTCATGGCAATGGTGATTCCTTTAAATGAGCTATCATATAGTATAGTAGGAAAACCtcttgaaatcagaggacctgggttcaaatcctgcctcagtgaTTCATtatgtgcccttgggcaaatcactatgCCCCCTTGGGTCTcggtttccctatctataaaacgAAGGGTGGACCAAAGGGCTTTGTTTGAGCCTCAATCTACCATCATGTATTTCTCCGTGTTGTCTACATTAGCTTGGTGTCAATATTTAGTGAATCACTGAACAAAGTTATCTTTGTAATTGGATACGTCACTGATTCCTGTTTTAATTCTATAGCACGTGTGAGAGACCCCATGTTTGAGGAGAGAACTTGGGGCCATGTTTGGTTCCGATGActcaaatgctttaaaaaataaatcaataaaatgacaCAGTGAAACCCAGTATTGGCTGCTCCACTCATTTAGTCAATTGTGTGAAAGTAAAGATGGTTGGCTCaaactcaaactttaaaaaaggttgaaaaattgttttttcatgtaattgagggtaaaaaataaaatattttttttaaaaagagaaaataaagaacagaTACAATCGCCCCCGTTTGGAGTTGATTAATTGGAATAATGGTGGAGCTTCTGAATTCAAAACAGAAGAGCTCAAGCTGGAAAGTGGACATAGAGGCGGTGTGTCCTGGTCATAACAAGGAACTGGCCGAGCCGCCAGGTGGAATGTCTAATCCCTCTAGGATAGAATACAAATTCATCCTGCATTTCAACCTCTTGGGAGCCAGGCTTCCGCCGAGCTTTCCAGTCTGGTCTCACATTACTTCCCTTCACACAGTCAATATTCTGGTCAAACTGGCTTCCTTGTTGTTCCCTGTATGTGACATCCCATCTCTTGACTCCATGACTTTGAATGGTTTATTCCCCCATGTATTCCTTCCTTTTGGAgtccctggcttccttctagACCACCTCCTCTAAGAGGCCTTCCATGATTCCCCCCCAGTGTAGGTATTTCCCCCCTGCCCTCcccagaaattattttgtatttacttgatATACTTTTGACACTGACAATCTGTATACTTCTTCCctcccagtaaaatgtaagcttcttgagggtagaggcttctgttttgtctttatattcctagttCTCAGCAAAATGGCTGTACTTAGACATcgttctttttaaacccttaaattttgccttagaatcagtaccaagtattggttgcaaggcagaagagaaagggctaggcaatgagggttaagtgacttgcccagagtcacatagaaagtatctgaggccagatttgaacccaggacctcctatttccaggcctgactacccactgagccaccttgctgcctccacTCAGATGTTTTTTGAATGAAGTCCACCGATATGTACATTTTGTCAGGTGCTACAGTTGGATCATAAGCTAAGCCTGGAATTGAGTAGCAGGAGAAGAATGAACTGCattgcatttgggaaatggctgtaTTTTCTAGGCAGCTTGTTGacatggaatggggaagatatgggttcaattccagcctcagatacttactagctgtgtgaccttgggtaagtcactttactctatttgtctcagtttcttcatctgtaaaatgagatggagaaggaaatggcaaactattccagtatctttgccaagaaaacatcccAAAattggtcatgaagagtcagataggactgaaaatgattaaaatgtgtCTTCCATGATCTCAAAATCCTTACTGCCATGGAAGTCCCAATGGATCGCCAGTTTTCTCCTGGTGATATTATGGCAATAACTCATGGTAATATAACCTGAGAAGAATTGGAATTAGAAGTTACTAAAGGGAAGGTCTCATGAGGTACCTAAGTATGTCCAATGAAATTTAGGACCAGTCCTGAGCACACAGCAGGCTCTTAGTAAATGCTTGGTTTGACTGAGTTAAACGTCAAAGTGAGCACAAAGGACATTGTTGGATGTAGGtatgaatggaaaaggaaatgacaatcatAGAATAAGAATGAAAGTTAACAGATGGACATCCTGAGTGCTCATCGGTCCCTCCTTGCCTTTTCCAGTTcctcctaattctagtgccttcccattgttatttcctttttattctgtatatactatgtttgtacatatttctCTGCATATTATCTCTActgtttcttttgcatttctttatattcccttAGCGCAgcgccaggcacatagtaggtataatAAATgctaagaaaagaaacaagaggaAGGCCTCTACCATGTTGGGTCAATCGTCCATGAAGGATTTATGGACAAACAGATCAAACTCAAATAGGATGGAGGAAGTACAGTCTTTACAAAAGGTTAGAACCGCCTCTCTCTACCCCTGCCCTGCTGAAGTCATCGCCATTGTTTCAGTTGTATAcaattcttcgtgaccccattttggggttttcttgggaaagatacttgGGTGGTTTGTCATTGTTTTCAAATATGAGATAAAGGAATTTGaactttgttcagttgttttagtcatgttccactcttcatgaccccatttggggttttcatagcAGAGATATCGGAGTGGTTCTCCAtgaccttctccagctcattttacagatgaggaaatcgagacaaactgggtaaagtgacttgcccagggtcacctagctatgcaagtgtttgaggctggatttgagctcaggaagatgagtcttactgatttTGCAAGCTccgtgctctatccattatgccacctagctgaacCATTAAAATACAACTCCTCTAGGCATTTTTCCAGTGTGTCCAGTCCTAGAATAGGGCACTCCCCAAGTGAATggtctctctcttcatttttacTGACTtacctgtgtgtatgtgttgggTTTTCCCCTCACTTAGAATGAAAgacccttgagggcagggaatgtttcatttttacttttgtccCTTCAGCACAAAGCCTGGCACGCAGTAGCCACTTAACACTTGATTGAATGTGTGATCCaatggttactttttttttttttaaacccttaccttccattttggaatcaatactgtgtattggttccaaggcagagtagtggtaagggctagacaagaggggttaattgacttgcccagggtcatacagcaaggaagtatctgtggccaaatttgaacctaagatctcctgtctctaagcctggctctcaacccaccgagccacccagcttccccaatGATTGGCTTATTTCTGCTACAACCACCCTTGGTTTGTATCTCCATGGCTCGATGCTCCTTCATGCCTTTTGGCCGTGTTAAGTGGAAAAGTATTCTTTCCCCCCATAAGTCCCTTTTTTGtcagtcattcatttattcctgaATCCAAGGCTGGCCCCCTCTGCCTTATTACCTACCTCTAACAGTGCACATAGGGCCATCGAGTGAGGGCTGGAAGGTTCTTTAGAGGCTGAGGCCAATCCCCTAACTTTACAAGTGTTTTTATTAACGCCTGTGTTGAATCAAGTGGGAAAGTATTTCCTTTACCTTCTGATAAGTCCCTTTCACAAACGTTGATAGAATTTAACCCACATCTTGGGAACTTGACCCCAAACGTCTTGGTATTTTTGtcccatttcctctttctccagTGTTTTTGGCTGGCCAAACCATCCCCCTGACCATTCATAACTCCGGGTACAGCCCGAGTATCCCAGGGACATCCTGGGGGAAAGAAGGACTCCTTTGGCTACAGACAGCAGTGACGCACACATGACGTTTTTATGGTGACTTTCTGAGGTATTCCAAGTTTACAAACACACTCTCATTCAGCCTCCTAACACATCAGGTGGGCATACAAGTCCTTATTTGGGAAATAGGAAAATTAAGGCACAAACAAGGAGAAGAACCTGCCTGGTATCACTCATTATTAGCAGAGAAGTCAATAAATAAAGTGCTTCGTACCCCATGGGCCCATGGCAGAAATGTCAGTTAGGAAAGTGGCAATCCTACAGGTCCTGGCATTCATGCTGAACCCCTTGGCCAGACCAGAGAATGACCCTCACCTGAAGAGAGGGGACCCTTGGGGTCTCTGCACAATTCCCTCTATTCCCACCCCTTGTCCTGGGCCTTTGTGATGATCTGGGACAGGAAGGATGTCCTAGGGGAGGACCACACCGTTCCAGGAGGAGGCAAAATGGAGGGAACTAGCCCTTAGGAAGTGCCTGCCAACCTGGGAGCAGCCTTGAATGGCACACCTCGAGGCACCAAGCCAGAGAATGAAATCGGGGCTTGGGTGTTCCTTTCTAGGGCGTTCAGGGCCTTCAAATTAGCAATGTTGGAGGCTTTCCTGATAGGGCAATTCTGTATTCCGGAAAAAATCACTCTGAGCTCGGAGCTGGTTCGATGGCTGCTTCGCTCTCTGAACCGGGTCCTAGGAGGATGCAAACCGGCTCCGTTCGTCCCCACCGCTCTTCTCAAGCAGGCTTGGGCGCCAGCTGCTGCTCTGTGTCCAGACGGCTCTCCAGGACCTCGAGCTTCACTCTTCATCGCCTCGGGAAACCTCTCCTAGTCGGGATTCCCCTCCGCTTTGGAGAGGTCCCTCCCTGCAGGTTGGGCAACAGCTCTCGTTTCCAGGGGTCTCTGCCTTCACAGCCGCCCCACCAGTTCCACCAGCTGGACGATGTCTCTGTGTTGGTGGCACACGCCATTGCGGATGTTCTCCAGCAGACACCTCTTCAGCTCAAAGACGGCCTCGCAGTAGCCCAGGCTCACGGGGGCCATGGGGGGCACTCCGTGCCACAGGCGAGGGATGTGCCAAATGTGCTTCTCGGGGTCGCACAAGACCATGTCAGAAAGGGTCCGCTCCTCCTCCTGCTTCTCCAGCTCGGCCACGGCCCTGCTCAGGTCGCTCAGTTGTTGCAGCAGCTGCCTCCTGTCTCTCAGGTGGGGTCTGGCCACCGGCCCCTCGCTCAGGTCCTGGGACACGAGTTGACAGTTGGGGACGTGGCCCAATTTTTCAAGCCTCAGAAAGGCGTGGAGGGCAGCCAGAGGGGTGTCCTTGGCTTCGGCCATGCTGACCACAGTGATGTTGCTGAGCCCCATGGCGAGAGTGGCCAGAGAGACCTCCAGCTCGTACCTTTCCCCCCGGGCGGCCGTGACCCCGCCTGTCAAGCCTCCCGAGTCAATGACCAGAATGAAGTCGCAGCCCAGGTCCTGACGGAAGTCCTCCGTCACGGAAATGAGCTGCATGAAAGTACCGTGGGGCTTGCAGCTCCTGCCCGTGGCGAACTGGAGCCCAAACATGGTATTGAGCAGAGTGGATTTCCCCGTGCCCTCCGTGCCCAGCACCGAGAGCACCAGCAGGCGGGGTCTGCCCTCCAGCCGAGCGTGGAGCTCCCTCAGGATGCCCGTCACCCACCGCAAGGGGACGCAGCACGTGCCTCGATCCATCAGTTCCAGAGGAAAGCCGCCGAGGACCAGCTCCGAGGCCAGGCCCACAAAGTGCGTGAAGCGCTTTTGGTTTTCCGCCATCTTCCCCGCCTCCACGAGGTAGCATTCTGCCTCATAAAACTGCCCCATTTCCCTCAAGAAGTGCTCCACCCCTAAGGGGGCGGGCCAGAACTGCTCCCGGAATTCTGCCGGCCTGCTGTGCTTTGGTCCCAGCGGAGCAAGGGCTTCGGGTGACTGTCTCCATCTCTGCCGGGCCATCTCCTCCAGCTTCAGCTTCATCCAGCCCAGGAAGTACTGCTTCTCCACGAGGGAAGGATTGGCAATTCCCTTAATAAACTCCTGCATGGCCCACCCCAGCTCGTAGCGGTTCTGGTGCATCCTTAAGGCCAGCAGGCGCTGCCGGAGCTCTGATTTGTATTTTTCGGGCGAAGAGTCCCCCGCCCGCTGCAGCCGACAAAGCTCCTTCTCCACTTGAGCGATGTTTCTCCAAGGGTCCCCTTGCAGCCTGAGCTTCTCCCTTTTGTAGAGCTCCACGTCGTGGATGTCCTGAGTGATCTTCTCCACCCGCTCTCGCGCCTTCTGGCACTCCTCACAGTCCTCGTCCACCTTGAGCCCCAGGGTCCTGGCGGTTTCTGCCATGTCCTCCAGGGACACCTTCCTACTTGCCGATTTGATGACGTTGGCCACGATGGCCTGGAGCCTCCTGACCAGGCGTTTGCTATCTGTGCTGCTGACCTTCACCAGGACGTGCGAGTAGTCCATTTGAAGGACGGAGACCAGTTTGTTCAGGAACCTCAGGTTGGCGTTGCGTTTGCCGCGGTAGGGGCTCAGGATGAGGTAATAGCGCGTGGTGGACCCACTCAGGGAGCAGAGCAGCTCATACTCCTTTTGACCTATGTTGTCAGTTAATATGAAAACGGCGGAGGACGTCTCCGTCAGAAGCTTAAACTGCTGCCAGTGACTTCCTATCTCGCCTCTCAGGTTGGCAAAGGCTACGGGTTCTGGGAAGACGTCCAAGTTCTCTTTGCTGCTGCCGCCACCACCGCTGGGAGAGTACCAGGACATCTCCACCAACCCGTCCGCAATCTCCCGAGCATTGGCTGCGGATGGCATCTCCCGGTGGCAGAAGTAGTCGTGAGGCTGGTGGTGACAGGAGCTCATGACGGCATTGAGGAGGTGAGACTTCGAGTGGCTACTGATGTCCATGCGTGCGAAGGAGATGATCGGTACCCTCGTGAGCACCAAACTCTCCTCTCTCGAAGTCCTGGATCCCCCTGGGGATTGCCACCACCACGTCCTCATTACCCGCCGCAGGGCCCACAGCAGGAAGGTGTGGTTTTGGTTCTCTGAGTCGGGCAGGACTACAGGGAGGGCAAACTGGCAAAGGGACATCTTGACCAGCAGCTCCTGCTGCAGGAAGCTGTCGGAGCAAAGAAGAAGCGCACAGAGGAGGTCCAAGGGATTCAGCGGCACGTCGGGGGTCGTGGCCAGCTCCGTAAGAGAATAAATATCCTCGGAGGTACCCCAGTATATTTCTTGCTCGTCCACTTGTGTTTCCTTCTCACCTGTCCTGTCATCCTGGGGCAAGTCTGATAGCAGGGTAGTGTTTCGGACTTCCGAGTTAAGAGCCAACAGCTTTCGCAGGAAGCTCCAAGGCAAGTCGGTAGGCACCTGGGGTGCCCAGTTCTTCATACTGTCAAAGCTGATCTGCCGGGCATCCTGGAGGCTGAGTTTCCTGTTACAGTATGTCTCCAGTCCCAAGAGTGACATCGTTTCATGAAGCCTACTTCTCTCCTCtgtagaaaaaaagggaaaagatcagCGCTAACATGCTATGCTTCCCCTCCTAATGGGCTGATGCAGGAAAGCCCCAGGCTTGGCTTGAGTTCTACATTTCCCAAAACCAGACCAGCACTGGACCTCTACCCTCTGCATGCTGTGAATAAGGGTATCTATTGGGGATTGATCCTTCTCTGATTCACTCTGCCATTTTCTAATTGGATTACAGATtcaaaactagaagggaccttagaggctattaagtctaatcttatttttttttaaagttaatttgttTTCAGTTAACAAGAAATTCTTCTCTCTGCAGCTGCCcctaattttataggtgagaaaatcaAAGCCTATGAAGtggtgggaagccaataagagaaacagagcctcaaacagataaaaatctgagactcctcttttgaccccttttgtgatccttgtgatttcctgttgaaaagtattgtggccttattgaaaagctttaagctcttagcaaaccagcagacaagaggttaacattctccccactttggtcaggaatgcagctgctggTTCTCAGAGAGTGGTTTTAGACATTCAAGGCCGAAGAATTCGGGGACTTGCCAACCCAGCAAAATAATCCCAGAATTAACTGATGTTGAGGCAGCTACAATCCAACCTTGTATTCTTATCTACACCTTGAAgtttctaaggcttttgttttgtctatctTAAAAATATagctctgtgtagttgtgggaaactttccttgtgcttttgggtgaaagggaatttgaattttcatatataataaacttgtgactcaatggcacttcagagaagcagctctATGAGTTAACGGTCAAGATCATCTCCCGTGTCCtgttacttcttatcaactaagctacccttatcagattatcagagatgatagatagatctcaacatgaagtgacttgctcaagttcacataGGGAGGAAATAGAAGAACCACAATTCAAAACCAGACCCTGATTTCAAATTGAGCATTTTTTCCATCGTTCCACACTTGTGTCTCAGTTACATCTTTCTCCCGGGCTCCTCGTCCCTTTaaggaaaatgtgaaaatctCTGAGAATTGATTACTCCAAATTATGGATGATCACTTGGCAAATTTGTCACCTATTCCTAATTTTTGTTGTATTCATATACCCTCCTTCTTCAAACCTGTAGTCCCCTCTACTGGCCATATCGCCTGCCTCTGCTTCTTAGTAGTAAAGCACAAAAAAGACAGGAGAAATGTGCCTACCCTGGAAAAGGAGCATGGGTTATCCTGCCCATCACAGAGAGGGGAGAGTGAGGAGGATGACAAAGCCTTGAAAGGCAAAGCATTAGAACAGGTTTCCTACTTCCCAGACCAGGTAAGGAGCCATTCTACCACTCAACAGAACCACTGTTAAACTGTACTCCAGCAGGAGGATCTCTAGGGTTCTAGTTCCAAGGGAGGTTTTGAGACCAGAGAATAATCCCCAAAGGCACAGAGCAGTCAGTGCTTGAGAGCAAATGACCTAAttaatcataggatcacagacttAGAATTGCATGGAAATCTCTGAGGCTATTTAgaacaatctcattttacagatgaaagaatttATATAGAAGAGATGGTGAAGGCTTGTAGATTCATAGAATCATCGATTTGAGCAGGAAGGTATCTTAAAGACcaaccatctagtctaacccctaaATTTTATATACCCcagaatggaaaataatttgcCCCAGGTTACATAAGCTGCAAGtcatgaacccaggtcctctgattccaaacccagcctGTTTCCCTCCTGATTGAGGAGGGAACAGGGAGGGGAAAGGTTAGGGAGAAGCATAGGaggatggaaatggaaagaatggaaTACCTGCGAGGAAGTCAGCCACAATTGGCTGCCCATTCTCCTGAGCTTCTTCTGTTCCATCTGTGAAAAAAGCagggggaaagggagcagttaGTAAATAAAATACAGCTTTGGCTAACATGACAAGAGtggtgtgaccttagacaagtcccttaatttctctgggtctcagcttccttttctataaaatgagggggtgggtAAACATGGCCTGCAGACTCTCAATTTGGGATAACAGGAATAACGGCAACCATAATGGCAGCTAgcattcaaatatgactttaaggtttacataagttatctcatttggtcccaTGACTCTCAGCCGCATATGGCTGAGTTCATGTCCTGTTCCCAGAGCCCATCAGCCCGGTTATTTGTGTGCCGTTTCCTCTTTTCTGAGATATTCTAACAAAGGATCTGACCTGAAagcagagataaaaaagaaaccaaagaaaagaTGGCAAAGGAGCGAGCCTCTCCATTGGAGAAGAACTTCAAAGAGGGCAGGAAGCTTCTAAAGctaaggggaagaggaaggaggtgggGCCGCCCTCCCAGCAAgatgaaaatgagaatgaaaatgaaacttGACTCCTATGGTCTATCAGAGCCATAATTAGCTTAAGCCCATGAGGCTTTGCCCCCGGTGCTAATATGGGGTAAATTGGGTATTTCTTCCCTGGAATGGTACATTTCTTCCCGACAGCCTCCAGTATTCCCTTCAGGTCCTCTACTAATGCATACCGCTATGTACAGGGGGAATTGTACCACCTCTCTTCCCCCCACCATCCCTGAGGGTCCATCAGGTTTCGCCATCCTTCCTAACTCTGACAGGTGGCAGCTTGAGAACAGGCCAGTTTGACCACACCAGTTCTAAGCCCATGTCCCATCATCCCCAGGGTGAAAAAATTCCTAGTTGACAGTTTCTAGATTACAGACATTCAGGAGATTGCAGTGTTTGGTTTGAGAAGAATAAAGCTCCATGAGAATCTCGAAGGGTTGGATTTTTAAAGTCAAATATATTGTGCcccatatttctattttttaattgaacatAAACTGTATTTCTGTCTTCCATCGATAAAAAAATGGCAAGAAACACATTCTGCATATCCCCCTCCCTAATCCACGGGAGAAGTCCTCGTCTCCAACATTTTAAATATGTGTggaaaacaaatacacacacgTTAACCTCTATTGAAAGAGCAGGCCAAGTACATTAAAAGAATATGATTTTACTTCCCTTCTGGCAGGTCTGTTGATGGCCAAAacttatttatttcccttttttccttcctaatctGTTGAGAGGCTGACATGCTCTCACTCCGCTGAGCCATCTGGGAAATAGGACTTGTGAGTTCCACTCAGAACCTGGTTGTTTACTCCAAGTTCTGTGACTGGTTCGGGGGAAGCCCTCTGGCTGCAGGACAGCCTGACCTTGACTTTGGAGGGCTGGGACAGAAGGGGGCCAGGGCCTCCCTTATCTAGATCTCCTTGGGGCTGTGAGTGCCTGTTGGCCTACACAGATATTTCTTCTTCCCCAAGAAcagttcttttcatttctgaaaattCACCTTCATTGCTTGGATGTTGTTTGAGGGCtctggaggagagagacagacagacagacagacagactcagagagacacacacacacacacacagagacagagagagacagagagagacagagacagacagacagagacagagacagacagagatagagacagagggaaagaggaagggtgacagagacacagagacaaagacagagagagaaagaatgagagacagagacaaagaaagagacggggagacagagagatggagagggagagagaagggggagagaaaaagggaaagagggagggagggagggaaggagagaggagagaaactggGTGTTTGTGTCTCACAAGCCTCCATATTAGGCTGTCTTCTCTAAATTTTctcctagtgcctagcacaatgtttTGCACAAATTCAGGACCTAACAGCTATTATCTTGCATTCTACACATTTGTTATATTGTTTAATTATTTCCATTCACTCCTTCCAAAATTATTTACTCTGTATATGTCCTGTTGGGCAGCTAGCTAGGTGatgcagagtcaggaagactccagtacaaatttggcctcagatacttcttaagtGATCTGGGGCCTTCCTTGGACCCAAGTTTCCTTAGCaaataaaatgatggggttgggcTGGATGTCTTCAAGGAGGTTCCTTCCAACCCAAAAGCTACAATTTTATTATCTTATACTCAAAATAAGAGGTAGCACTGTATAGTAAAgataaacaaaacatttattgagttcgTATCATATATGGGTCATACATTGTGTTAAGCAGTGCTTGCCCATAGGAAGCTTAAATTGTGCATAGACACTTGCtagtatgactctgggcaagtcatttaacctccaattgcctcagtttcttcaactataaaatgggaatactaatagcatggagcagctagatggtacagtagacagagtgctgggcctggagttaagaagactcattttcctgagttcaaatttggcctccgatacttattagccatgtgacactggacaagtcactttactctgctggcctcagtttcctcatct is from Gracilinanus agilis isolate LMUSP501 chromosome 2, AgileGrace, whole genome shotgun sequence and encodes:
- the LOC123234545 gene encoding up-regulator of cell proliferation is translated as MSLLGLETYCNRKLSLQDARQISFDSMKNWAPQVPTDLPWSFLRKLLALNSEVRNTTLLSDLPQDDRTGEKETQVDEQEIYWGTSEDIYSLTELATTPDVPLNPLDLLCALLLCSDSFLQQELLVKMSLCQFALPVVLPDSENQNHTFLLWALRRVMRTWWWQSPGGSRTSREESLVLTRVPIISFARMDISSHSKSHLLNAVMSSCHHQPHDYFCHREMPSAANAREIADGLVEMSWYSPSGGGGSSKENLDVFPEPVAFANLRGEIGSHWQQFKLLTETSSAVFILTDNIGQKEYELLCSLSGSTTRYYLILSPYRGKRNANLRFLNKLVSVLQMDYSHVLVKVSSTDSKRLVRRLQAIVANVIKSASRKVSLEDMAETARTLGLKVDEDCEECQKARERVEKITQDIHDVELYKREKLRLQGDPWRNIAQVEKELCRLQRAGDSSPEKYKSELRQRLLALRMHQNRYELGWAMQEFIKGIANPSLVEKQYFLGWMKLKLEEMARQRWRQSPEALAPLGPKHSRPAEFREQFWPAPLGVEHFLREMGQFYEAECYLVEAGKMAENQKRFTHFVGLASELVLGGFPLELMDRGTCCVPLRWVTGILRELHARLEGRPRLLVLSVLGTEGTGKSTLLNTMFGLQFATGRSCKPHGTFMQLISVTEDFRQDLGCDFILVIDSGGLTGGVTAARGERYELEVSLATLAMGLSNITVVSMAEAKDTPLAALHAFLRLEKLGHVPNCQLVSQDLSEGPVARPHLRDRRQLLQQLSDLSRAVAELEKQEEERTLSDMVLCDPEKHIWHIPRLWHGVPPMAPVSLGYCEAVFELKRCLLENIRNGVCHQHRDIVQLVELVGRL